One window of Oncorhynchus kisutch isolate 150728-3 unplaced genomic scaffold, Okis_V2 Okis05a-Okis16b_hom, whole genome shotgun sequence genomic DNA carries:
- the LOC116359773 gene encoding deleted in azoospermia protein 2-like has translation MCTSLVFNPYPSLVFNPYPSLVFKPYPSLVFNPYPSLVFHPYPSLVFHPYPSLVFHPYPSLVFHPYPSLVFNPYPSLVFNPYPSLVFNPYSSLVFHPYPSLVFHPYPSLVFKPYSSLYGVQTLPQSGVQPYPSLVFKPYTSLVFNPYSSLVFQPYPRLVFNPYSSLVFNPYPSLVVFQPYPSLVVFHPYSSLVFNPYPSLVFNPYSSLVFHPYPSLVFKPYPSLVLHPYPSLMFIHYPSLVFHPYPSLVFHPYPSLVLHPYPSLMFIHYPSLVFHPYPSLVFHPYPCLVFNPYPCLVFHPYPSLGP, from the exons ATGTGTACCAGTCTGGTGTTTAACCCTTACCCCAGTCTGGTGTTCAACCCTTACCCCAGTCTGGTGTTCAAACCTTACCCCAGTCTGGTGTTTAACCCTTACCCCAGTCTGGTGTTCCACCCTTACCCCAGTCTGGTGTTCCACCCTTACCCCAGTCTGGTGTTCCACCCTTACCCCAGTCTGGTGTTCCACCCTTACCCCAGTCTGGTGTTTAACCCTTACCCCAGTCTGGTGTTTAACCCTTACCCCAGTCTGGTGTTTAACCCTTACTCCAGTCTGGTGTTCCACCCTTACCCCAGTCTGGTGTTCCACCCTTACCCCAGTCTGGTGTTCAAACCTTACTCCAGTCTG tatggTGTTCAAACCTTACCCCAGTCTGGTGTTCAACCTTACCCCAGTCTGGTGTTCAAACCTTACACCAGTCTGGTGTTCAACCCTTACTCCAGTCTGGTGTTCCAACCTTACCCCCGTCTGGTGTTTAATCCTTACTCCAGTCTGGTGTTCAACCCTTACCCAAGtctggtggtgttccagccttaCCCCAGTCTGGTGGTGTTCCATCCTTACTCCAGTCTGGTGTTTAACCCTTACCCCAGTCTGGTGTTTAACCCTTACTCCAGTCTGGTGTTCCACCCTTACCCCAGTCTGGTGTTCAAACCTTACCCCAGTCTGGTGTTACACCCTTACCCCAGTCTAATGTTCATTCATTACCCCAGTCTGGTGTTCCACCCTTACCCCAGTCTGGTGTTCCATCCTTACCCCAGTCTGGTGTTACACCCTTACCCCAGTCTAATGTTCATTCATTACCCCAGTCTGGTGTTCCACCCTTACCCCAGTCTGGTGTTCCATCCTTACCCCTGTCTGGTGTTTAACCCTTATCCCTGTCTGGTGTTCCACCCTTACCCCAGTCTAGGGCCCTAA